ATTATTTCTATGATTCAGAAATAAAGAACATCAGTTATCTATATTTTGAAAACTTACCTAATTTACAAATAGTAAATTGTTCTGATATTCATTTAAATAACCTCGATTTTAAAAATGTAAACAACTTATTAAGTTTAGATTGTAGTAAAAATAACTTAATGAGCTTGCCTGAGATAAATTTGAAAAGCATTAATTGTAGTTCTAATAAATTAACAACTTTACCCACTCAAGGTATGCTAAATTTAGAAAGTTTAGATTGCAGTAAAAACAATTTTGAAAGTATAAATTTTGATATTTTTGGAAATTTAAAAAATATTAATTGTAGCTCAAATAAATTAAAAAAAATTGATGTTAATCAATTAAAAAAAATAGAACAACTCGATTGTAGCTCGAATAACATAACAAAAATACACCTAGAAGATCTCGAAAATCTAGTATATTTTAATTGTCGTTTTAATGACAGTCTTAAAAACCTAGTGTTAAAAAATATTTATTTAAAAGAACTCCTATTAAGCGAATCCGTTAGATATATTTGTGTAGATAATTTTTTCCTAAACAATATCAAATTTTCTGCGTCTTCACCAAATCTTTTGATTAATAGCGATTGTAATGAAAATAGCTTTGAAAAAACTAAAATAAAAATAGATCTTACAACAATAGAAAATGCTTTAATTGAATTCGATAATGCTCTACAACACGAAGATATTTATAAGCTAAAATATATTTGTACTCGAGAAGGTTTTAATGAAATCACACCAATAAAAGATCTTTTTTTTGGTAAAACACTTTTAGAAAATTATAATAATGGCTTATTTAATATTCAAAATCAAAATACGCTTGCTATAGAAATAAATGTAGATAAATATAAAGTGTACTACTATTTTTTTAAGCAACTTAGCGAGTGGAAATATTTTGGCTTACGAAATTTAAGTAATTTTCATAAATATTAATTAATTTTTAATTTAAAATAAATCCACAGTAAGGGTGATTAAAAAAACAGCACACAACAGCGGTTTCACGCAATTGCTGCTTCCCTTGTAAAATGTAACTGCTTTTTCCATAACTTCGTTTTGTCTCGCCGAGAGTACTCCGTTCCAAATGCCGCAACTGACGTGAAGCCGCCGGACGTTAGCTGTTATGCCGCCTCGAACGCACTTAATAGACCCATCATGAATCAAAAAAAGCAATTAATCTTTAGTGGTGTTTTTCTCTACATGAATGATGAAAAATTATTACCCGATATTTTTAAAGAAAAAATACCGCCAGGTCAATGCACAAATGACACTGACACGAAAGTTCAAACATTTAATATAGTTTATGATGATAGGTACTTAAAACTTAGTTTCGGCGATGGAATGTTAGGTCCGAGAAATCCAAAAGTTTTTAATCTTGAAACACATGAAGAAGAGGAAAATCCAAGACAAAAG
The nucleotide sequence above comes from Flavobacterium magnum. Encoded proteins:
- a CDS encoding leucine-rich repeat domain-containing protein, with the translated sequence MKLFLLFSLFILQGNVYCQEDLSLNNFDENFLKILINEKVFYNYENNKYEYIDENGDNLIQKSEAEKVTVLHLTKLKINTSSLKGIENFTNLEYLSFENLDITDLHLTKLNKLDALKFNNSKIVSIKLNDLKNLSYIEIGDNNLNLKEINLNQLIKIKKIVIGSNNLSLQKIDIKNIKTLSDFIIGGNNGKLKIINFKGVKNIINFSCINRETKIINFVPDSLKSLHCHYNLLQSIESKIKKNLKDLTLYSGNDKIKISDYNNLEYFNARNNDYFYDSEIKNISYLYFENLPNLQIVNCSDIHLNNLDFKNVNNLLSLDCSKNNLMSLPEINLKSINCSSNKLTTLPTQGMLNLESLDCSKNNFESINFDIFGNLKNINCSSNKLKKIDVNQLKKIEQLDCSSNNITKIHLEDLENLVYFNCRFNDSLKNLVLKNIYLKELLLSESVRYICVDNFFLNNIKFSASSPNLLINSDCNENSFEKTKIKIDLTTIENALIEFDNALQHEDIYKLKYICTREGFNEITPIKDLFFGKTLLENYNNGLFNIQNQNTLAIEINVDKYKVYYYFFKQLSEWKYFGLRNLSNFHKY